From Enterococcus wangshanyuanii, the proteins below share one genomic window:
- a CDS encoding Maf family protein: protein MAVILASQSPRRRELLGRIISDFEIVPANINEEVKSYFTPMDYVLEMATQKAKHIAKKYPNDLVIGCDTIVTIDNEILGKPTSREDGFRMLKQLSGRTHKVYTSVVLMKDDQESSATVPATVEFYDLNDEEINRYLDTDEYKDKAGAYGIQEQGSLFIKSIQGDYYSIMGLPVATLYRMLPAFD from the coding sequence ATGGCAGTAATCCTAGCTTCGCAATCGCCCCGCAGACGGGAGTTGCTTGGGCGAATCATCTCAGATTTTGAGATTGTACCAGCAAATATCAATGAAGAGGTAAAAAGCTATTTTACCCCAATGGATTATGTTTTGGAGATGGCTACGCAAAAAGCAAAGCATATTGCTAAGAAATACCCTAACGACTTAGTGATCGGCTGCGATACCATCGTTACGATCGATAACGAAATTTTAGGAAAACCGACATCACGAGAAGACGGCTTCCGTATGTTGAAGCAACTCAGCGGACGGACACACAAAGTGTATACAAGTGTCGTTTTGATGAAAGACGATCAAGAATCTTCGGCAACTGTTCCGGCAACCGTAGAATTCTATGATTTGAACGATGAAGAGATCAATCGCTATTTAGATACTGATGAATACAAAGACAAAGCAGGCGCTTATGGGATTCAAGAACAAGGCTCTTTGTTTATAAAAAGTATTCAAGGCGATTATTATTCGATCATGGGTCTCCCCGTAGCCACGCTGTATCGGATGCTGCCTGCGTTTGATTAA
- the mutL gene encoding DNA mismatch repair endonuclease MutL, which produces MGKIQELSEQLANQIAAGEVVERPASVVKELVENAIDAGSTQIDIFIEEAGLKTIQVIDNGDGIAKEDILNAFKRHATSKIHTRDDLFRIRSLGFRGEALPSIASVSEIIVETAVSEEGEGSFIQMKGGKVEEHRPAALRKGTKITVSNLFFNTPARLKYVKTIQTELANVGDIVNRLALSHPNIAFRLVHDGNKMMNTTGNGDLKQTIAGIYGISTAKKMLKIEAEDLDFKLTGYVSLPEVTRASRNYLSTIINGRYIKNFSLNKAVVDGYGSKLMVGRFPIAVLEIEMDPLLVDVNVHPTKQEVRLSKEKELMALISEAIREVLSHEQLIPNAADNLRFKKKIEQQPKVEQMEIPLTEQEETAKPIRKPGSLGYDPTSGNFFVKETKADFSTQPLPEKSTAELDKEALMAYAFSSPNQEQSPVEEASAEQHEAAIKTEPTTVIDEQIYEEELSHHPEFDFSTTRSDRQLEQALNKLSAERPKERFPELEYFGQMHGTYLFAQSKDGLYIIDQHAAQERIKYEYFREKIGEVSDDLQELLVPIVIDYPNNDALKIKEAKDTLAEVGIHLEDFGQNSFIVRAHPTWYPAGEEESIIREMIDMFLTTGKVSVKKFREATAIMMSCKRSIKANHYLDEQQARVLLKDLETCENPFNCPHGRPVLIHFTNSDMEKMFKRIQDPH; this is translated from the coding sequence ATGGGGAAAATTCAAGAATTATCAGAACAACTTGCCAATCAGATCGCTGCTGGAGAAGTAGTCGAACGTCCTGCATCCGTTGTGAAAGAACTTGTCGAAAACGCGATCGATGCCGGCAGCACACAAATCGATATTTTCATTGAAGAAGCGGGCTTGAAAACGATCCAAGTGATCGACAATGGTGATGGTATTGCAAAAGAAGATATTTTAAATGCCTTTAAACGTCATGCAACGAGTAAAATCCATACAAGAGATGATCTATTCCGCATCCGTAGCTTAGGTTTCCGTGGTGAAGCGCTGCCCAGTATCGCTTCTGTTTCAGAAATTATCGTAGAAACAGCCGTCTCAGAAGAAGGTGAAGGCAGCTTTATCCAGATGAAGGGCGGCAAAGTGGAAGAGCACCGTCCAGCGGCATTGAGGAAGGGAACGAAAATCACTGTTTCTAACCTATTTTTCAACACGCCAGCACGTTTGAAATATGTGAAAACGATCCAGACTGAGCTAGCGAATGTAGGAGATATCGTCAATCGTTTAGCGCTCAGTCATCCAAATATTGCGTTTCGTTTAGTTCATGACGGTAATAAAATGATGAACACGACAGGCAATGGGGATCTAAAACAAACGATCGCAGGAATTTATGGTATTAGTACCGCTAAAAAAATGCTGAAAATCGAAGCAGAAGATTTAGATTTTAAATTGACTGGGTATGTCTCTTTACCAGAAGTGACGAGAGCGAGCCGCAATTATTTATCTACGATCATCAATGGGCGCTATATCAAGAACTTTTCTTTGAATAAGGCTGTTGTTGATGGATATGGTTCAAAATTGATGGTTGGTCGTTTTCCCATTGCTGTTTTAGAGATCGAAATGGACCCGCTATTAGTGGATGTCAATGTTCATCCAACGAAACAGGAAGTTCGTTTGAGTAAAGAAAAGGAATTGATGGCACTTATCAGTGAAGCAATTCGTGAAGTTTTGAGTCACGAACAGCTAATTCCAAATGCAGCTGACAATCTGCGCTTTAAAAAGAAAATCGAGCAGCAGCCAAAAGTAGAACAAATGGAAATTCCGCTGACAGAACAGGAAGAGACAGCTAAACCTATTCGAAAACCAGGCAGTTTAGGCTATGATCCTACGAGTGGAAATTTCTTTGTCAAAGAAACCAAGGCCGATTTTTCCACACAGCCATTACCAGAAAAGTCGACAGCTGAACTTGATAAAGAAGCGCTGATGGCTTATGCCTTTAGTTCACCGAATCAAGAGCAGTCGCCTGTTGAGGAAGCTTCTGCGGAACAGCACGAAGCAGCGATAAAAACAGAACCAACGACAGTGATTGACGAACAAATTTACGAAGAAGAACTGAGTCACCATCCAGAGTTTGATTTTTCGACCACTCGTTCTGATCGCCAGTTAGAACAGGCGTTAAACAAACTTTCAGCAGAACGTCCAAAAGAACGTTTTCCAGAGTTAGAATATTTCGGTCAAATGCATGGCACCTATCTTTTTGCTCAAAGTAAAGATGGACTATATATCATCGATCAACATGCTGCGCAAGAACGGATAAAATATGAGTATTTTAGAGAAAAAATCGGTGAAGTTTCAGATGATCTTCAAGAGCTTTTAGTACCGATCGTGATCGATTATCCGAACAATGACGCACTGAAAATCAAAGAAGCAAAAGATACTCTGGCTGAAGTGGGTATTCATTTGGAAGACTTTGGTCAAAATAGTTTTATTGTGCGTGCCCATCCAACTTGGTATCCAGCTGGTGAAGAAGAAAGCATCATTCGTGAAATGATCGATATGTTTTTAACAACAGGCAAAGTCAGCGTGAAAAAATTCCGTGAAGCAACAGCGATCATGATGAGCTGTAAACGTTCGATCAAAGCAAATCATTATTTGGATGAACAGCAAGCTAGAGTGTTGTTAAAAGATTTGGAAACATGCGAAAATCCATTTAACTGTCCTCATGGCCGACCAGTTTTGATTCATTTTACAAACTCCGATATGGAAAAAATGTTTAAACGGATTCAAGATCCGCACTAA
- the mutS gene encoding DNA mismatch repair protein MutS — translation MPQKTKNTPMMEQYLAIKDQYQDAFLFYRLGDFYEMFYEDAINASQLLELTLTSRNRNADEPIPMCGIPHHAAQGYIDTLIEKGYKVAICEQVEDPKTTKGMVKREVVQLITPGTVMNSKGLEAKDNNYLTAVVEAAGHFGLAYVDLSTGELKTAVLSDEDGLINEASALQTKEMVLGSPLSETLQETLKSRLNIIFSEQKEAEENAEFNFLTSELTEPLQVEVTGKLLTYLTTTQKRSLAHIQKAVEYQPDHFLKMDHYSKFNLELTQSIRTGLKKGTLLWLLDETKTAMGGRLLKQWLDRPLIQEKQIRTRQEMVQSLLNAYFERVDLQATLTKVYDLERLAGRVAFGNVNGRDLIQLKTSLEQVPLVRELIVGINQGEWNELLLDLNPAEDIVELIDQAINEEAPLAITEGNVIKDNYNEKLDEYRDAMRHGKQWLAELEAKERQETGIKTLKVGFNRVFGYYIEVTKSNLANLAEGKYERKQTLANAERFITPELKEMETLILEAEEKSVDLEYQLFLEVREKVKANIERLQKLAKTISAVDVLQAFATVSERYQYVRPILKSNSKELHIVEGRHPVVEKVLGHQEYIPNSVHMNKENIILLITGPNMSGKSTYMRQLALTVVMAQIGCFVPAESAELPIFDQIFTRIGASDDLIAGQSTFMVEMMEANQALRHATPNSLILFDELGRGTATYDGMALAQAIIEYIHREVKAKTLFSTHYHELTVLDETLKGLKNIHVGAVEKNGEVVFLHKMMDGPADKSYGIHVAKIAGLPSDLLDRAATILSALESEEQPVKAVEYKDEIKEDTEQLSLFKEVSTDELSVIDTLKKMNLLEMTPMDALNRLHELQKRI, via the coding sequence ATGCCGCAAAAGACCAAAAATACGCCAATGATGGAACAATACTTAGCAATCAAAGACCAGTATCAGGATGCATTTCTTTTTTATCGCTTAGGTGATTTTTACGAAATGTTTTATGAAGATGCGATCAATGCATCCCAACTATTAGAATTAACGCTGACTAGCCGTAATCGCAATGCAGATGAGCCGATCCCCATGTGCGGCATCCCTCATCATGCAGCGCAAGGCTATATTGATACGTTGATCGAAAAAGGCTACAAAGTTGCTATCTGTGAACAGGTTGAAGATCCGAAAACGACCAAAGGAATGGTCAAACGGGAAGTGGTTCAGCTGATTACGCCGGGAACGGTCATGAACAGTAAAGGCTTAGAAGCAAAAGACAACAACTACTTGACTGCTGTAGTCGAGGCCGCTGGACACTTTGGTTTAGCCTATGTCGATCTAAGTACAGGGGAATTAAAAACAGCCGTCTTAAGTGATGAAGACGGACTGATCAATGAAGCGTCTGCTCTACAAACGAAAGAAATGGTTCTAGGGAGTCCTTTATCAGAAACGTTACAGGAAACACTAAAAAGCCGATTGAATATCATTTTTTCGGAGCAAAAAGAAGCGGAAGAAAATGCCGAATTCAACTTTCTAACAAGTGAGCTGACAGAACCTTTACAAGTCGAAGTCACAGGGAAATTATTGACTTATCTAACCACAACGCAAAAACGCAGCTTAGCGCACATCCAAAAAGCGGTGGAATATCAGCCAGACCATTTCCTAAAAATGGATCATTATTCAAAATTCAATTTAGAATTAACACAATCGATCCGCACTGGTTTGAAAAAAGGCACACTTTTATGGCTATTAGACGAAACAAAAACGGCAATGGGCGGCCGTTTATTGAAGCAATGGCTGGATCGTCCGTTGATTCAGGAAAAGCAAATCCGAACCAGACAGGAAATGGTTCAATCCCTATTGAATGCTTATTTTGAGCGGGTCGATTTACAAGCAACTTTGACCAAAGTCTATGACCTTGAACGTTTAGCTGGACGTGTTGCGTTTGGTAATGTGAATGGTCGTGATCTGATTCAGCTGAAAACGTCATTGGAGCAAGTACCGTTAGTCCGTGAGTTGATCGTCGGCATCAATCAAGGCGAATGGAACGAGTTGCTTTTAGACTTGAATCCAGCAGAAGACATCGTTGAGCTGATCGATCAAGCAATCAATGAAGAAGCGCCATTGGCAATTACAGAAGGAAATGTCATCAAAGACAATTACAATGAAAAATTAGATGAATATCGTGATGCAATGCGTCATGGCAAACAATGGCTGGCAGAATTAGAAGCAAAAGAACGTCAAGAAACAGGAATCAAAACCTTGAAGGTCGGCTTTAACCGTGTCTTCGGTTATTACATTGAAGTAACCAAGTCGAATTTAGCTAATTTAGCAGAAGGTAAGTACGAGCGCAAGCAAACATTGGCAAATGCTGAGCGTTTCATTACGCCGGAACTCAAAGAAATGGAGACTTTGATTTTAGAAGCAGAAGAAAAATCAGTCGATCTTGAATATCAGCTATTCTTAGAAGTTCGTGAAAAAGTCAAAGCCAATATCGAGCGGCTGCAAAAACTAGCGAAAACAATCAGTGCGGTGGATGTGCTGCAAGCTTTTGCCACAGTCAGCGAGCGTTACCAATATGTTCGCCCGATCTTGAAAAGCAACAGTAAAGAGCTTCATATCGTGGAAGGCCGTCACCCGGTTGTTGAAAAAGTTTTAGGACATCAAGAATATATCCCAAACAGTGTGCATATGAACAAAGAAAACATCATTCTTTTGATCACGGGACCGAATATGTCCGGTAAAAGTACCTATATGCGTCAGCTCGCACTCACAGTAGTGATGGCGCAAATCGGTTGTTTTGTTCCTGCCGAATCAGCAGAGTTGCCGATATTCGATCAAATTTTTACTAGGATCGGTGCGTCAGATGATTTGATTGCAGGACAAAGTACCTTCATGGTAGAAATGATGGAAGCCAATCAGGCACTTCGTCATGCGACACCTAATAGTTTGATTTTATTCGATGAGCTGGGACGCGGTACTGCAACGTATGACGGCATGGCTTTGGCACAAGCGATCATTGAATATATCCATAGAGAAGTCAAAGCAAAAACGCTATTCTCTACCCACTATCATGAATTGACCGTCTTGGATGAAACATTGAAAGGGCTAAAAAATATTCATGTTGGTGCTGTGGAAAAAAATGGAGAAGTTGTCTTCCTTCATAAAATGATGGACGGACCTGCTGATAAGAGCTACGGGATTCACGTAGCTAAAATTGCTGGCTTGCCAAGCGATCTTTTGGATAGAGCAGCGACCATTCTTTCGGCGCTGGAATCAGAAGAGCAGCCAGTTAAGGCTGTTGAATACAAAGATGAAATCAAGGAAGATACAGAGCAACTATCCTTATTCAAAGAAGTGTCAACTGATGAATTAAGTGTCATCGATACGTTGAAAAAAATGAATCTATTGGAAATGACACCGATGGATGCATTAAATAGACTGCACGAACTACAAAAAAGAATCTAA
- a CDS encoding EndoU domain-containing protein, with product MSIDMYLGSSKAQGSSASALSESYQAGFQTLQAAIGQFTQDTLLRSQAYDSGKSYFQGVYIPLIQGAILVAEATGKAVGKLPNDYVSQVDSCDLRSSELEAEIQRYETQIQGMQNQMDQIKQLLPVSSERVQHLREARGLVSDYTSAKRKLEKQLQKLLAFHAFSSTLFTEVTSLQAAVNQGLAQVSGGKGFDPKTGMFSPKNLKDTRWMITIGNAWEKREKEIAEINRKARVEREMAALQEAAKIAGADIAVNSFMMNVGLMNMGPSIYGNLKDYGSQKALTASLRPTGTMSRSNTKVSGTNGVLSGSKNGKNYVLDRSKSTGNGTYKKGNSSRGNNFKFGSNSKNHLKNVEAVNTKKGVVGGHNMDDFNNALKDQGFNPEDLIVSKKPHPTIDGIYAVEYKIPRKDTTGNIAEPVSYKNIEKPKTVYDPTKISDNQMYEWGRTAMNNGRIQPDGRTIIGTSPNGVKFIGYLNDTGEVTNFFPVFN from the coding sequence ATGAGTATTGATATGTACTTAGGTTCTTCTAAAGCACAAGGAAGCAGTGCCAGCGCGTTAAGCGAAAGCTATCAGGCCGGATTTCAGACATTACAAGCGGCTATTGGTCAGTTTACACAAGATACCCTGTTGAGAAGCCAAGCCTACGATTCAGGTAAATCCTATTTTCAAGGTGTCTATATTCCACTGATTCAAGGAGCGATCCTTGTAGCGGAAGCAACGGGAAAAGCAGTCGGAAAATTACCCAATGACTATGTATCACAAGTAGATAGCTGTGATTTGAGATCCTCTGAACTGGAAGCTGAGATCCAGCGATATGAAACACAGATCCAAGGAATGCAAAATCAAATGGATCAAATAAAACAATTACTGCCAGTTTCTAGCGAACGTGTGCAGCATCTTAGAGAAGCAAGGGGACTGGTCTCAGATTATACAAGTGCAAAACGAAAGCTGGAAAAACAATTACAAAAACTCCTAGCTTTCCATGCCTTTTCTTCTACACTTTTTACAGAAGTCACAAGCTTACAAGCTGCCGTCAATCAAGGGTTAGCCCAAGTTTCAGGAGGCAAAGGCTTCGATCCAAAGACCGGCATGTTTTCTCCAAAGAACTTGAAAGATACCCGTTGGATGATTACAATAGGAAATGCATGGGAGAAACGCGAGAAAGAAATCGCTGAGATCAATCGAAAAGCTAGAGTAGAAAGAGAAATGGCTGCATTGCAAGAAGCAGCGAAAATAGCTGGTGCTGATATAGCCGTGAATTCTTTCATGATGAATGTTGGTTTAATGAATATGGGACCTTCGATTTATGGGAATTTGAAAGATTATGGTTCACAGAAGGCGTTGACAGCCTCGTTGAGACCGACTGGAACGATGAGTAGAAGTAATACGAAAGTTAGTGGAACGAACGGTGTATTATCGGGTAGTAAAAATGGAAAAAATTATGTATTAGATAGAAGTAAAAGTACAGGAAATGGAACATACAAGAAAGGCAATAGCAGTAGAGGTAATAATTTCAAATTTGGAAGTAATTCAAAGAATCATTTGAAAAATGTAGAGGCGGTCAATACTAAAAAAGGTGTTGTCGGTGGTCATAATATGGATGATTTCAACAATGCACTTAAAGATCAAGGGTTTAATCCAGAAGATTTGATTGTTTCAAAAAAACCACACCCAACTATTGATGGTATTTATGCAGTTGAATACAAAATACCTAGAAAAGATACGACTGGTAATATTGCTGAGCCAGTATCTTATAAAAATATTGAAAAACCAAAAACAGTTTATGACCCAACAAAAATTAGTGACAATCAAATGTATGAATGGGGAAGAACTGCTATGAATAACGGGAGAATCCAACCAGATGGTCGAACAATTATTGGAACTTCTCCAAATGGTGTAAAGTTTATAGGCTATTTAAATGATACAGGAGAAGTAACTAACTTTTTCCCTGTATTTAACTAG
- the msrB gene encoding peptide-methionine (R)-S-oxide reductase MsrB — MEKLSKEELKEKLTDIEYAVTQENATERPFSGKYDDFYQDGIYVDLVSGEPLFSSTDKYDAGCGWPSFTHPIEKRGVKEKADFSLGMHRVEVRSKEADSHLGHVFTDGPQDQGGLRYCINAAALRFVPVEKLDEEGYGEYKSLFE, encoded by the coding sequence GTGGAAAAGCTATCTAAAGAAGAGTTGAAAGAAAAATTAACAGATATTGAATACGCGGTTACGCAAGAGAACGCAACAGAGCGTCCATTCTCAGGTAAGTATGATGATTTTTATCAAGACGGAATCTATGTAGATCTCGTTAGCGGAGAACCCCTCTTTAGCTCAACTGATAAATACGATGCAGGTTGCGGCTGGCCTTCATTTACTCATCCCATAGAAAAGCGCGGAGTCAAGGAAAAAGCCGATTTTTCACTAGGGATGCATCGAGTCGAAGTGCGCAGTAAAGAAGCAGATTCGCATTTAGGACATGTGTTCACAGACGGACCGCAAGATCAAGGAGGCCTCCGTTATTGTATCAATGCAGCAGCCTTAAGATTTGTTCCAGTAGAAAAGTTAGATGAAGAAGGATATGGAGAGTATAAATCTTTATTCGAATGA
- a CDS encoding acyl-CoA thioesterase, translated as MKCSETRAVQTHIITYPYLNFHKTLFGGQLMAWLDETAGIAAVRVSRSAIVTASVDHLDFLAPLKANHSVCIDAYVSGVGTRSMEIFAKVIGEDLFTGERYLAGTCFMTFVVPKGADLPERIEPQTEEERFICQGYETRKAVRQAKRQESIDLAKNIDLDIPWND; from the coding sequence ATGAAATGCTCAGAAACCAGAGCGGTTCAAACCCATATTATTACGTATCCGTACTTAAATTTCCATAAAACCCTATTTGGCGGTCAGCTGATGGCCTGGCTGGATGAGACGGCGGGAATTGCTGCTGTACGTGTATCAAGATCAGCAATCGTGACCGCTTCTGTCGATCATTTAGATTTCTTGGCACCCTTAAAAGCGAATCATTCTGTTTGCATCGATGCCTATGTCTCTGGTGTTGGAACGCGCTCGATGGAGATTTTTGCCAAAGTGATCGGTGAAGACTTATTTACCGGTGAACGTTATTTAGCAGGAACATGCTTTATGACGTTTGTTGTACCTAAAGGCGCTGATTTACCAGAAAGGATCGAACCTCAAACGGAAGAAGAACGTTTTATCTGCCAAGGCTATGAAACAAGAAAAGCCGTTCGACAAGCCAAGCGACAAGAAAGTATCGATCTTGCAAAAAATATTGATCTGGATATTCCGTGGAACGATTAA
- a CDS encoding peptide ABC transporter substrate-binding protein yields MKKSKMTKLISVMMLSTLVLAACGGGGKTDSTGSSNGNKKASGEQLFRVVVQQEMPSADLSVATNTISFSALNNVYEGLYRLDENSKPQPAGAIEMAEKSDDGLTYKFKLREDAKWSNGDPVVAADYVYGWQRTADPKTAAEYAYMFELVKNGADVSAGKKGLDELGIKANGDHELEVTLEQTTPYFDYLLAFPSFFPQNKKVVEEQGKDYATKSEASVYNGPFTLTDFDGPGTDTEWSYTKNDQYWDKDTVQLDKIEVKVVKEAPTSLNLFQDGQTDDVILSGELAQQMADDPQLVIQKEARTSYLEFNQRDADSPYHNENLRKAISYSIDRDAVVDRILGDGSIASTGLVPEGMSFSPKENKDFAEENKGILKADKEQAKKYWEAAKKELGIDSFKFDIVGDDTDSTKKILEYIQGAVKENLDGVDVTVTNVPFTVRLDRGKNGDFEVIMGGWGADYADPSSFTDLFVTGGAYNRGRYSSKEYDALVEASGKTNAGDPEKRWDDMVQAEKIILDEMGVAPVYQKAEAHLRNSKVKGVVAHGAGATYDYKWTYISE; encoded by the coding sequence ATGAAAAAATCGAAAATGACTAAATTAATTAGTGTTATGATGCTGTCGACACTTGTTTTAGCAGCATGTGGAGGCGGTGGGAAAACCGATTCAACAGGTAGCAGTAATGGAAATAAAAAAGCTAGTGGGGAACAGCTTTTTAGAGTAGTTGTACAACAAGAAATGCCAAGTGCTGATTTATCAGTCGCAACGAATACAATTAGTTTTTCAGCGCTAAACAATGTCTATGAAGGGCTGTATCGTTTAGATGAAAATAGTAAACCTCAGCCGGCTGGTGCAATTGAAATGGCTGAAAAAAGTGATGATGGACTGACATATAAATTCAAACTTAGAGAAGATGCTAAATGGTCTAACGGAGATCCTGTAGTGGCAGCAGATTATGTCTATGGCTGGCAACGTACGGCAGATCCTAAAACTGCAGCAGAATATGCCTACATGTTTGAACTAGTTAAAAACGGAGCAGATGTCTCTGCAGGTAAAAAAGGGCTTGATGAGCTTGGAATCAAAGCTAACGGCGATCATGAATTAGAAGTAACGTTGGAGCAAACGACTCCTTATTTTGATTACTTACTCGCTTTCCCGTCATTTTTCCCGCAAAATAAAAAAGTAGTGGAAGAACAAGGGAAAGACTACGCAACAAAGAGTGAAGCTTCTGTTTATAATGGTCCATTCACTTTGACTGACTTTGACGGTCCAGGTACAGATACAGAATGGTCATATACGAAAAATGATCAATACTGGGATAAAGACACTGTTCAATTGGATAAAATCGAAGTAAAAGTGGTTAAAGAAGCACCGACCTCTCTAAACTTATTCCAAGATGGTCAGACAGATGATGTGATTCTAAGTGGTGAACTGGCTCAACAAATGGCGGATGATCCACAATTAGTCATCCAAAAAGAAGCTCGTACTTCTTACTTGGAATTTAATCAAAGAGATGCAGATTCTCCGTATCATAATGAGAACTTAAGAAAAGCAATCTCTTACTCGATCGACCGGGATGCTGTTGTTGACCGTATCTTAGGTGATGGATCTATTGCCTCAACAGGATTAGTCCCAGAAGGCATGTCATTTTCACCAAAAGAGAATAAAGACTTCGCAGAAGAAAACAAAGGAATCTTAAAAGCGGACAAAGAACAAGCCAAAAAATATTGGGAAGCCGCGAAAAAAGAGTTGGGGATCGATTCATTCAAGTTTGATATCGTTGGAGACGACACAGATTCTACGAAAAAAATCCTTGAATATATCCAAGGTGCTGTGAAAGAAAACTTAGACGGTGTGGATGTAACTGTAACAAATGTACCATTTACGGTGCGTTTAGATCGTGGTAAAAATGGCGACTTTGAAGTGATTATGGGCGGTTGGGGCGCTGATTATGCGGACCCAAGCAGCTTTACTGATTTATTTGTAACAGGCGGCGCTTATAACAGAGGCCGTTACTCAAGCAAAGAATATGATGCATTAGTTGAAGCTTCTGGTAAGACAAATGCAGGAGATCCTGAAAAACGTTGGGATGATATGGTTCAAGCTGAAAAAATAATCCTTGATGAGATGGGTGTTGCCCCTGTTTATCAAAAAGCGGAAGCTCACCTACGAAATTCAAAAGTCAAAGGTGTCGTTGCACATGGTGCTGGCGCAACCTACGATTATAAATGGACGTATATTTCTGAATAA
- a CDS encoding RicAFT regulatory complex protein RicA family protein, whose amino-acid sequence MEPSITDKKINEELMKLLALIGEDELIERYKKIEEKVQNNEKLTELVEQIKAAQKDAVQFAHYDKPEAEKAAIQRADELTKEFDEHPLVVAYREQLMEANDLLQHVTDMIQYRINEELEKEG is encoded by the coding sequence ATGGAGCCATCCATTACAGATAAAAAAATCAACGAAGAATTAATGAAACTACTCGCTTTGATCGGTGAAGATGAACTGATTGAACGTTATAAGAAAATAGAAGAAAAAGTCCAAAATAATGAAAAACTGACAGAGCTGGTCGAACAGATCAAAGCGGCTCAAAAAGATGCTGTCCAGTTTGCCCACTATGACAAACCAGAGGCGGAAAAAGCTGCTATTCAAAGAGCCGATGAGCTGACGAAAGAATTTGATGAACATCCATTGGTAGTGGCATATCGTGAGCAACTGATGGAAGCCAATGACTTATTACAGCATGTCACTGACATGATCCAATATAGAATCAATGAAGAACTAGAGAAAGAAGGGTAA
- a CDS encoding DUF3958 family protein: MNENQSRWDDLLVEERKIDHELDEMIQVQRDTQRIEENYHELFFQGNQLMDRLDHFIGEDRDEIEELQWQSKQKQQGILYHLEDQKEQLHKEQRKMEDRQDELYYEKKRVLVDKEDSDEY; the protein is encoded by the coding sequence ATGAACGAAAACCAGTCAAGATGGGATGATTTATTAGTAGAGGAACGGAAAATCGACCATGAGCTAGACGAAATGATCCAAGTCCAACGGGATACACAAAGGATCGAAGAAAATTACCATGAACTTTTCTTTCAAGGCAATCAGCTGATGGATCGTTTGGATCATTTTATTGGAGAAGATAGAGATGAAATAGAAGAGCTGCAGTGGCAAAGTAAGCAGAAACAGCAAGGGATCTTGTATCATTTAGAGGATCAAAAAGAGCAATTACATAAAGAACAGAGAAAAATGGAAGATCGTCAAGATGAGCTATATTACGAAAAAAAGAGAGTACTAGTAGACAAGGAGGACAGCGATGAGTATTGA
- a CDS encoding TIGR04197 family type VII secretion effector, giving the protein MEPISSNSAVAGELARGIFSAMDDLNSQQSIVTDEQSTISGNTAAKNAIKELQSMVQTISASIATDANNIKSVATEFDEADATIRKMMRGLR; this is encoded by the coding sequence ATGGAACCAATTAGTAGCAATAGTGCAGTTGCTGGAGAACTCGCAAGAGGGATTTTTTCTGCGATGGATGACCTTAACAGCCAGCAATCCATCGTTACAGATGAGCAATCAACGATTTCAGGAAATACGGCAGCCAAAAATGCGATAAAAGAGTTGCAGTCTATGGTACAGACGATCAGCGCATCCATTGCAACAGATGCCAATAATATAAAGAGCGTAGCAACGGAATTTGATGAGGCGGATGCAACGATTCGTAAAATGATGCGTGGGTTGAGGTGA